TGTTGGAGCGAAAGTTTCTCCTGAAGCTCGCCACACTGTCCAAGTGTTATTACAGCAAACTCAAACATCTAACTGTTATCATGCAGAGCGAAAATTGTCAACCCAAAAAGAACTTTATCTTTCTCAAGCACAAATATCCGACCTCAGACCAGTTGCTACTTTAACTCATCTTACCTATCTAGACCTGAATAGCAATCAAATCTCTAATCTTCAACCTTTAAAATCTCTTACCCAACTCAAATACTTAGACTTAAGTAGTAACAAAATCGCTGAAATTAGCCCAATTGCTAATTTAACTAACCTGAAAACTCTTTATCTTCACGACAACGAAATTACTAACATTGCCGCCCTATCTAATCTTAGTAACTTAAGGGAACTTTACCTCAACGACAACTATATTAGCGACATTACACCACTTGAATCCTTAAACCAACTTCAAGAATTAAACTTGGCTTTTAACCAAATATCCGATCTCCGTGCGATAAAGTCTTTAACACAATTAAAAAAATTTAACCTCGCTTTTAACCAAATTGATGATATCACTCCCT
The DNA window shown above is from Oscillatoria salina IIICB1 and carries:
- a CDS encoding leucine-rich repeat domain-containing protein → MLGKLGWRSAYRKVGAAIAVSLGTAIALGIYRYASLESFTYWCAVGAKVSPEARHTVQVLLQQTQTSNCYHAERKLSTQKELYLSQAQISDLRPVATLTHLTYLDLNSNQISNLQPLKSLTQLKYLDLSSNKIAEISPIANLTNLKTLYLHDNEITNIAALSNLSNLRELYLNDNYISDITPLESLNQLQELNLAFNQISDLRAIKSLTQLKKFNLAFNQIDDITPLKSLPELRAVNLTFNKIGDLSPLAELTNLTGIYLEGNPLSQRTCPVEPEITCSFEL